A genomic segment from Pseudorca crassidens isolate mPseCra1 chromosome 6, mPseCra1.hap1, whole genome shotgun sequence encodes:
- the LOC137225786 gene encoding gamma-crystallin C isoform X1: MGKITFYEDRGFQGRCYECSSDCPNLQPYFSRCNSIRVDSGCWMLYERPNYQGHQYFLRRGDYPDYQQWMGFNDSIRSCCLIPQQTSSHRLRLYEREDHKGLMVELSEDCSCIQDRFHLNEVRSLHVLEGCWVLYEMPNYCGRQYLLRPQEYRRYHDWGAMDAKAGSLRRVVDLY, from the exons ATGGGGAAG ATCACCTTCTACGAGGACCGGGGTTTCCAGGGCCGCTGCTACGAGTGCAGCAGCGACTGCCCCAACCTGCAGCCCTACTTCAGCCGCTGCAACTCCATCCGGGTGGACAGCGGCTGCTGGATGCTCTATGAGCGCCCCAACTACCAGGGCCACCAGTACTTCCTGCGGCGCGGCGACTACCCCGACTACCAGCAGTGGATGGGCTTCAACGACTCCATCCGCTCCTGCTGTCTCATCCCCCAA CAGACAAGCTCCCACAGGCTGCGGCTGTATGAGAGAGAGGATCACAAAGGCCTCATGGTGGAGCTGAGCGAGGACTGCTCCTGTATCCAGGACCGCTTCCACCTGAATGAGGTCCGCTCCCTCCACGTGCTGGAGGGCTGCTGGGTCCTCTATGAGATGCCGAACTACTGCGGCCGGCAGTACCTACTGCGACCCCAAGAGTACAGGCGCTACCACGACTGGGGGGCCATGGATGCTAAGGCCGGCTCTTTGCGGAGGGTGGTGGATTTATACTAA
- the LOC137225786 gene encoding gamma-crystallin C isoform X2 — MGKITFYEDRGFQGRCYECSSDCPNLQPYFSRCNSIRVDSGCWMLYERPNYQGHQYFLRRGDYPDYQQWMGFNDSIRSCCLIPQTSSHRLRLYEREDHKGLMVELSEDCSCIQDRFHLNEVRSLHVLEGCWVLYEMPNYCGRQYLLRPQEYRRYHDWGAMDAKAGSLRRVVDLY; from the exons ATGGGGAAG ATCACCTTCTACGAGGACCGGGGTTTCCAGGGCCGCTGCTACGAGTGCAGCAGCGACTGCCCCAACCTGCAGCCCTACTTCAGCCGCTGCAACTCCATCCGGGTGGACAGCGGCTGCTGGATGCTCTATGAGCGCCCCAACTACCAGGGCCACCAGTACTTCCTGCGGCGCGGCGACTACCCCGACTACCAGCAGTGGATGGGCTTCAACGACTCCATCCGCTCCTGCTGTCTCATCCCCCAA ACAAGCTCCCACAGGCTGCGGCTGTATGAGAGAGAGGATCACAAAGGCCTCATGGTGGAGCTGAGCGAGGACTGCTCCTGTATCCAGGACCGCTTCCACCTGAATGAGGTCCGCTCCCTCCACGTGCTGGAGGGCTGCTGGGTCCTCTATGAGATGCCGAACTACTGCGGCCGGCAGTACCTACTGCGACCCCAAGAGTACAGGCGCTACCACGACTGGGGGGCCATGGATGCTAAGGCCGGCTCTTTGCGGAGGGTGGTGGATTTATACTAA